From Micromonospora rifamycinica, a single genomic window includes:
- a CDS encoding aminotransferase class III-fold pyridoxal phosphate-dependent enzyme: MSDTAHAPQLLAARLQIPPISYSHAAGSWIFASNGERYLDASSGIINVNIGHAHPTVVEAMRDQVGICTYASPGSLLASGMEQLAVATARAVHRPHDRVMFTPTGTHASESAIALARLAQRSRGEKNRHKVLTASLGYHGNSAFVLALSGHRSRRPHEDDSFGIGPAFDPPYPGQHLGCPFPTCRTECVRAVRDAIVDAGPDTVAAVLLEPVNGTTGGGYTPPPGYLRALREVCDEYGVLLIHDEVLTGLGRTGLPLASHHAQQAEQAQADIVTLSKGLGAGFVPLAATMISPDLAESILSSGAWLPLMGTMSATPLQARVGLAVLSVLDEIGALDRDQVRGAAVTRIVTEVTRDLPVVTDVRGVGFFHGIELARGTVGEALRITRSNGLLLYPFVGYRRDGSGEGLLVAPPLNATEADLDHLGRALRTSLVRLNETVG, encoded by the coding sequence ATGAGTGACACTGCGCACGCGCCGCAGCTGCTGGCCGCGCGGTTGCAGATCCCCCCCATCTCGTACAGCCATGCCGCTGGATCCTGGATCTTCGCCTCGAACGGGGAGCGTTACCTCGACGCGTCCAGTGGGATCATCAACGTCAACATCGGCCACGCCCATCCCACGGTGGTCGAGGCGATGCGGGACCAGGTGGGCATCTGCACGTACGCCAGCCCGGGGTCGCTGTTGGCCAGCGGCATGGAGCAGCTGGCGGTCGCCACGGCGCGGGCGGTGCACCGGCCCCACGACCGCGTCATGTTCACCCCCACCGGCACCCACGCGTCGGAGTCCGCCATCGCGCTGGCCAGGCTGGCCCAACGGTCGCGGGGTGAGAAGAACCGCCACAAGGTGCTGACCGCGTCGCTCGGCTACCACGGCAACAGCGCGTTCGTGCTCGCGTTGTCCGGTCACCGTTCCCGGCGACCGCACGAGGACGACAGCTTCGGCATCGGGCCGGCGTTCGACCCGCCGTACCCCGGACAGCACCTCGGCTGCCCGTTCCCGACCTGCCGGACCGAGTGCGTACGGGCCGTGCGCGACGCCATCGTCGACGCCGGCCCGGACACCGTCGCGGCGGTGCTGTTGGAACCCGTCAACGGCACGACCGGGGGCGGCTACACCCCGCCGCCGGGATACCTGCGGGCGCTCCGCGAGGTCTGCGACGAGTACGGCGTCCTGCTCATCCACGACGAGGTGCTCACCGGGCTGGGGCGTACCGGGCTCCCCCTGGCCTCGCACCACGCGCAGCAGGCGGAGCAGGCGCAGGCGGACATCGTCACCCTGTCCAAGGGGCTCGGGGCGGGCTTCGTCCCGCTCGCCGCCACGATGATCTCGCCGGACCTGGCCGAGAGCATCCTGTCCAGCGGCGCGTGGCTGCCGCTGATGGGCACGATGTCGGCGACGCCGCTGCAGGCCCGGGTCGGGCTCGCGGTGCTGTCGGTGCTCGACGAGATCGGCGCCCTCGACCGCGACCAGGTCCGCGGCGCGGCCGTGACCCGGATCGTGACCGAGGTGACGCGGGATCTGCCGGTGGTGACCGACGTCCGGGGGGTCGGCTTCTTCCACGGCATCGAGTTGGCCCGGGGCACCGTCGGCGAGGCCCTGCGGATCACCCGGAGCAACGGGCTGTTGCTGTACCCGTTCGTCGGGTACCGCCGCGACGGCAGCGGCGAGGGTCTGCTGGTGGCACCGCCGCTGAACGCCACCGAGGCCGACCTGGACCACCTCGGCCGGGCGCTGCGGACGTCGCTGGTGCGCCTCAACGAGACCGTGGGCTGA
- a CDS encoding Gfo/Idh/MocA family protein — protein sequence MTPVRIGIMGCASIARRRVLPAMAALPAVEITAIASRDPGRAAELARSYGCRAVAGYRSLLDLDEVEAVYVPLPNALHAPWIEAALSTGRHVLAEKPLTTSAARTGELLALARARRLVLMENMMFLHHSQHAVVRQYVADGAIGSLRSFHAAFGVPRRPADDVRHQPELGGGALLDTGVYPVRAALSFLGDRRLDVLSAVLTSRHGQLVDSCGQALLDTDDGVGAQLAFGLDNLYRSSYQLWGSEGRIVVEHAYSPPADHVPVLRLERHSGVREFRLEPDDQVTNAVRAFATAVRSGQLPDDRDVLRQAVLVEEIGTRARRHVDHTPDPAATGPLERSS from the coding sequence GTGACGCCCGTACGGATCGGGATCATGGGGTGCGCGAGCATCGCCCGTCGCCGGGTGCTGCCCGCCATGGCCGCCCTTCCCGCCGTCGAGATCACGGCGATCGCCAGCCGGGATCCGGGCCGGGCGGCCGAGCTGGCCCGGAGCTACGGCTGTCGGGCGGTCGCCGGCTACCGGTCGCTGCTGGACCTCGACGAGGTCGAGGCCGTCTACGTCCCGTTGCCCAACGCCCTGCACGCCCCCTGGATCGAGGCCGCCCTGTCCACCGGCCGGCACGTGCTCGCCGAGAAGCCGCTGACCACCAGCGCGGCCCGCACCGGTGAGCTGCTCGCCCTGGCCCGGGCCCGGCGGCTGGTGCTGATGGAGAACATGATGTTCCTCCACCACAGCCAGCACGCGGTGGTCCGGCAGTACGTCGCCGACGGGGCGATCGGCTCGCTGCGGTCCTTCCACGCCGCGTTCGGGGTGCCGAGGCGTCCCGCCGACGACGTCCGCCACCAGCCCGAACTCGGCGGTGGCGCGCTGCTGGACACCGGGGTCTATCCGGTACGCGCGGCCCTGTCCTTCCTGGGCGACCGCCGACTCGACGTCCTCTCGGCGGTGCTGACCTCGCGCCACGGCCAGCTCGTCGACTCCTGCGGGCAGGCGCTGCTGGACACCGACGACGGGGTGGGGGCACAGCTCGCCTTCGGCCTCGACAACCTCTACCGCTCCAGTTACCAGCTCTGGGGCAGCGAGGGGCGGATCGTCGTCGAGCACGCCTACAGTCCGCCCGCCGACCACGTCCCGGTGCTGCGCCTGGAGCGGCACTCCGGGGTACGGGAGTTCCGCCTGGAGCCCGACGACCAGGTGACCAACGCGGTGCGCGCGTTCGCCACGGCCGTCCGGTCCGGGCAGCTTCCCGACGACCGCGACGTGTTGCGCCAGGCGGTCCTCGTCGAGGAGATCGGCACCCGGGCGAGACGCCACGTCGACCACACCCCCGACCCGGCGGCCACCGGCCCGCTGGAGAGGTCGTCATGA